The genomic interval GTGAACCGGGCCATCGAGGAGGTGGGCTTCACCATGGTGCAACTGCATGGCACCGAGCCGCCCGAATGGTGCGCCGAGATCGACGCGCCGGTGATCAAGGCCATCCACGTGGTGCACGACGCATCGGCCGAGCAGCTGCGGACATTCATGGAGCCCTACCGCCCGTGGGTGACCTATTTTCTGCTCGACACGCACAAGACGAACCTATGGGGTGGAACAGGGGAGTCGTTCAACTGGCGGCTGGCGCGCGAGCTGTCGGCCGATTATCCGATCCTGCTGGCCGGCGGGATCGGGGCCCACAACCTGGAGGAGGCCGTCCGCACGATGCGTCCGCTGGGCGTGGACCTGTCGAGCAGCGTCGAGGCCGCCCCGGGCAAGAAGGATTTCGACAAGCTGGCCCGCTTTTTCGAGGTGTTTCACGCGCTGCGCAAACAACTGGAAGCGGAGGCTGCTGAGTGAAGCCGGAAGGGGAAAAAAAGACCGGGATTCGAGCGTGTCCGACCGCCTCGGATCATCTCATCGCCCCGCCACGAGGGAGGCCCCATAGGCTGAACGAGCTACCGTAAAATTCCTGCAGGGGACGCAGACCATGCCGACCGCCGAAACCGAACTGCTGACCTACGACGCGCCGGACGCTACCGGACACTTCGGCCCCTACGGGGGGGCGTTCGTGCCTGAAACCCTGGTGCCGGCGCTGGAAGCGCTGAAAGCAGCCTATGCCGAGGCGCGTCAGGATCCGGGCTTCTGGGAGGAATACCACGCCCTGCTCCGGGAATATGTGGGCCGGCCCACGCCGCTCACGTTCGCACCGCGCCTCAGCGAAGCGCTGGGCGGGCTGCAGATCTACCTGAAGCGGGAGGACCTGTGCCACACGGGCGCCCACAAGATCAACAACACGATCGGCCAGATCCTGCTGGCCCGGCGCATGGGCAAGACCCGGATCATCGCCGAGACGGGCGCCGGACAGCACGGCGTGGCGACGGCCACGGTGTGCGCCCGTTTCGGGATGCAGTGTGTCGTGTACATGGGCGCCGAGGATGTGGAGCGCCAGCACCTGAACGTGTTGCGCATGCAGCTGCTGGGCGCCGAGGTGCGGCCCGTCGAGAGCGGGAGCCGCACGCTCAAAGACGCCACGAACGAGGCCATCCGTGACTGGGTGACGAACGTTCACGATACGTTCTACCTGATCGGCTCGGTGGTGGGACCGCACCCGTACCCGATGCTCGTGCGCGACTTTCAGCGTGTGATCGGCGACGAGGTGCGGCGGCAACTGGCCGAACGCATCGGCCGCGAGACGCCCGACGCACTGGTGGCCTGCGTGGGCGGCGGCTCGAACGCTATGGGCTTGTTCTACCCGTTCCTGAACGACCGGCACGTGCGCATGTACGGCGTGGAGGCGGCCGGCGAGGGGCTTGACCGTCGTCATGCTGCCACGCTCACCTGCGGGCGGCCCGGCATCCTGCATGGCGCCATGAGCTATCTGCTGCAGGACGACGACGGTCAGGTGCAGCTGGCCCATTCCATCTCGGCGGGGCTGGATTACCCGGGGGTGGGTCCCGAGCATGCCTACCTGAAGGATCTGGGGCGCGTCACCTACGTGACGGCCACCGACGAGGAGGCGCTGGAAGGCGTGCGGCTGCTGGCCCGTACCGAGGGAATCATTCCGGCGCTGGAAACGGCGCACGCCATCGCGTTTTTGCCCCGCCTGGCCCGCGAGCTGGGACCGGACGCCGTCGTGGTGGTCAACCTGTCCGGCCGCGGCGACAAAGACATGGGCACCATTGCACGATTCCGAATTGTTTGATAACCGTATTGTTGTAGGGGCACGGCATGCCATTGTAGGGGCACGGCATGCCATTGTAGGGGCACGGCATGCCGTGCCCCTACAATCGAACAAATACAAAAATCACGCAAACACGAACAACGCGGTACGGTTGGCACGCCGACCGGCCCGTTACCGGCCATGCCGTCGCGATACGACCCTGAACGGCATCACCGGCGTTCGATCCGGCTGCAGGGGTATCCCTATACCCGGCCCGGAATCTATTTTCTCACCATCTGCACGTATCGGCGCATCTGCCTGTTCGGGCAGGTGCACAACGGCCGACTGGTACACAACCGTTTCGGCGAGGTGGCCGTCGCCTGCTGGCGTGAGATCCCGGTGCATTTTCCCCACGTCCGACTGGACGCATTCGTGGTAATGCCCAACCACGTACACGGGCTTCTGATCATTCCGGATCGAATTCCGGAGCCGGTGCCGGAGCAGGAGGAACGCTTTGGCCGACCGGTGGCCGGTTCGATCCCGACGATCGTGCGTTCTTACAAGGCGGCGGTAACGGCTCGAATCAATCGGCTGCGTCGAACGCCGGGGACTCCTGTCTGGCAACGCAACTATTACGAACACATTGTGCGGAACAGGCGAGCGCTGGAGGCCATTCGCCGTTACATTGCAGAGAATCCCGCACGCTGGCAACAGGATCGGTATTTCATCAGCTGACGACAGAACAGAAACATGATCGACCGCCTGCAATCGATGTTTGCAACGTTGCGGGCCCGTGGTGAAAAGGCCATGGGCCTGTTTCTGACGAACGGGTTTCCGGATCCGGAGAGCACCCGCCCGTTGCTGGAGGTCATCGACGAGGCCGGCGCGGATTTCATCGAGCTGGGCATGCCCTTCAGCGATCCGCTGGCCGAAGGCGTGCCGATCCAGCGTGCCAGCGAGCGGGCACTCCGCCACGGCGTGCGCCTGACCGACGCCTTCCGCACGGCCGAATGGTTTCGGGCGCGGAGCCAGACGCCGCTGCTGCTCATGGGCTACGTCAACCCGATCTATCGCTACGGCTACCGGGCCTTCTGCCGCGATGCGGCACAGGCGGGCGTGGACGGATTGATCCTGGCCGATCTGCCGCCGGAAGAAAGCGCGGAACTGGACGAAGCCGCCCGCGAGGCGGGACTGGCCATGGTCTATCTGATCGCCCCGAACACGCCGGACGAGCGCATCCGGGCGATCGACGAGCGCGCCACCGGCTTCGTCTATGCTGTGTCGGTGACCGGACTGACCGGAAGCCAGTTGCCCGATCATGCGGCCGTCGAGGCCTACCTGCAGCGGGCCCGCCGCCAGATCCAGCAAAATCCGTTGCTCGTGGGCTTTGGCATCAAATCGCACGAAGACGCCCGGCGCCTGAGCTGCCACACGGACGGCTTCATCGTGGGTTCGGCGCTGATCCGACTGGTCGAGCGGCTCTGGGACGATCCGGCGCTTACGCCGGAGGAGCGGCTGGCGTCCGTGCGCCGGTTCGTGCATGCGCTGAAGTACGGCACGCCGGTCCAGGTGGGCACCTGAGCCATGCGGCAACGTTCCACGCGCGTAACGCTCACCCGACGCGAGATCGTCATGCCCCGGCGCCCTGCTTTATTTTTCGGAATCACATGCCTGTCGTTTCTGCTCGGCTGCGGCAACGTGGACTACCGGCCGCTTGCCATCGGCGAAAACGGCGAGATTCAGGTGGTGATCGACTCGACGCTGTGGACCGGACCCGTTGGCGAGGCGCTGCGCATGGCGCTGGGCTACTACGTGCAGACGCTGCCCAATCCGGAGCCGTTTTTCCAATTGCGTCCCATTGAACCGCGCACTCAGGACGATCTGGATCGCGTCAAGAAGTTCAAAAACGTACTGTTCGTGGCCGCCCTGCGCGATTCGAGTCAGATCTCGCGGCTTGTGCAGCAGGCCTTTTCACCCGAAGCGCTGCAGACCGTTCGAATGGGAGCGCCCGCCGTCGTACCTCGACGCGATCTGTGGCGACGGCGCCAGCTCGTCTATTTCATCGTCGCCGAGACCGACTCGCAACTGGTCGAGGCGATCCGCCGGGCCACGCCGAAATTGCGGGAAGACTTCGACGCGATCGCCCGCGAGCGGCTGGCCATCGAGATGTTCGAAAAGGGCCGCCAGTTCGACATCGAAGACACGCTCATGGCCCACCACGGCTTTGCCGTGAACGTGCAGCACGATTACGTGCTGGTGTTCGACACGACGCGTTTCGTCTGGCTGCGGCGTGTATTGCCCGACACCTGGCGGAGCCTGTTTGTCTATTACGAAGAAAACGCCGATCCGGCGAAGCTGACGCCCGAATGGATCTATGCCACGCGTGACTCACTCACGCGCCGCTACCTGCAGGGCAATGCCGGAGGCTTCGTGCAGATCGACTACCGCCAGCCACTCGAGACGCGCCAGATCGATTTTCTGGGACGTTACGGCTACGAGACGCGCGGGCTCTGGCACATGGTGACCGAGCTGGACGACGGGCGACTGTTTCCGGCCGGCATGGGCGGCCCGTTCGTCAACTACACCTTCTACGATCAGAAGAGCGGACGCATTTACATGATCGACGGGATGGTGTTCGCGCCCGGTTTTGAAAAGCGCGAGTTTCTGCGCCAGATGGAAGTCATTGCCTATACGTTTCGGACGCGCGAGGACGTGGCGTCCGAAACACCCGCTTCTCCGTAGTCAACAACCCTAAACCAGACGTTGCCCTATGTCCACCGAAACGGCTACGCTGACCCGAACGGAACGGCCTGACGAACAGCCCCGTCGCGTGTTGCGGCTGGGTCTGCCCAAGGGAAGTCTGCAGCAGGCCACGCTGGAGCTGCTCGAAAAAGCTGGGTTCAAGTTCAGCGTCAGCGAGCGCTCCTACTTTCCCTCGACCGACGATGAGGAGCTGAGCGCCATGCTCGTGCGCGCTCAGGAAATGGCCCGTTACGTCGAAGACGGCGTTTTCGACGCCGGCATTACGGGAAAGGACTGGGTGATGGAGACCGGCGCCGACGTGGTCACGGTGGCCGACCTCATCTACTCGAAGCAGAGCATGCGGCCGGTGCGCTGGGTGCTGGCCGTGGCCGAGGACTCCGACATCCGCTCGGTGCAGGACCTGCAGGGCAAGCGCATCGCCACCGAGGTGGTCAACCTGACCCGGCGCTGGCTGGCCGAGCGGGGCGTGGAGGCCGAGGTGGAGTTTTCCTGGGGGGCCACCGAGGCCAAGTGCCCGGAGCTGGTGGATGCCATCGTCGAGGTGACCGAGACGGGCGCTTCGCTGCGGGCCAACCGGCTGCGCATTCTGGAGGTGCTCATGGAGTCGAACACGCAGCTCATCGCCAACAAGCAGGCCTGGCAGGACCCCTGGAAGCGTCGCAAGATCGAAAACATCGCGATGCTGATGGAGGGGGCCATCCGGGCCGAAAGCCGGGTGGGCCTGAAGATGAATGCCCGCAAGGACGATGTGGAGAAGATCGTCCGAATGCTTCCCGCTATGCGGCGGCCGACGATCTCGCCGCTGGCGGCCGATGGCGAGGAGTGGGTGGCCATCGAAACGATCATCGAAGAAAAAGAAGTGCGCCGGCTGATCCCCGAACTCAAACGCGCCGGCGCCGAGGGCATCATCGAATACCCGCTCAACAAGGTGATTCCCTGAGCCCTTTCGCGGAATAGACCCTGTTCGGCGGCGGGTTGCTCCGGCGGCCCGCCGCTGTTTTTTTGGGAAGATGCCGGCGTGATATGGGATCGCTGATTTACTGGTGCATGAGGAGGCCACACCCCGTGTGGCGGACGTGATCCGGCGGGTATGATCGGGCGGACACAGGGGTCCGCCCCTACGGGATAGGGAAAACGCCAAGGATCTGTAGGGGCGCACCGCAGTGTGCGCCCGTGCTTTCTCACATGCACTATGATTTCCCGGAAATCATATGACGCACACCAGGAGCGTCGTTGCAATTTGCTCAGTGTATTGAGTAAATTTACTCAGCACATTGAGTAAATTGTATCTGGCAACGTCGGAAGTTTATCCGCTTCCTGCTTACCGGCGTTCGCACTATGTGGAGTTGCTGCGGCGGTTGAAGGAGCCCCGTCAAGTAGCCGGACCGCGTCAGGTAGGGAAGACCACGCTGGTGCAGCAGGTGCTGGCGGCACTGTCCCTACCTGCCATCTATGCCAGTGCCGACGAACCGACACTCAAGGGGCCGGAATGGGTGGCGGTGCAGTGGGAGCGTCAGTACGAGGTCGATTTTGTGGTGCAGGCGGAACTGGAAGCGTATTTTGCCATGGAAGCGAAGGGTTCGTAGGCGGTATCTTCGAGCAGACACCATGGCCTGCTCCTGCAATCTCTGATTTTCATGCGAAGGACAAATCGTATGGCAATTGGTCTGCTGGCGGCCGGGTTGCTGCTGGCCGGCTGTGGCGGAACGCGATCCGAAACGACGGCGGTCGATAGCACGCTGGTGAACGTGCTCGTCGAGCTGCACCTGCTTTCGGCCCGGCAGGCCGTGGTGGGCGACGTGACGCCCGCCTTTCGCGATTCGGTACTGGCCCGTTACGGACTGGATTCGGCCACGGTGGCCCGTCGGCTGCAGCACTACGCACGCGATCCCGAAGCTTTTCGTCAGCTCTATCAGCAGATCCAGGAGCGGCTGATGCTGGAGCACTACGGCAGCGAGGCCACGCCACGGTGAGCCGCTGCTACAGGTCGGGGGAATTCCGACGTCCGGATCGCTTCAGACACACGTCGCAGGCGTTGCACCGCTCGGGCGCCGATTCGCCGAAGTAGGTCAGCAGAAAGTGGCGGCGGCAGCTCGTGGTGCGGGCGTAGCGGACGAGTGCTTCCAGGCGCGCTTCGGCCTGCTCGCGGGCCTGCCGCAGCAGGCGGTCGTCGATGCTCAGGCGCTGAGGGCGGGCGATTTTGAGGCGGACCAGGCGGGCGCGGTCGGACGAGAGCCAGTCGAGCAACGCACGCTCCCGCAGAAAATCCAGGCCGCGCAGCAGCCGCTCGCGTTCCACCCCGGTGCGGCGGCTCAGCCGGCGCAGGCTGACCGGCCACCAGGTGGAAAAGGCGTCGGCCGGGATCGCACGCAGCAGCGCTTCGACGAAGCGGGCCAGCCGCGGGTTGTTCGTGGCTGCCGCAAAGCGCCGAAAGTCGTTCGGCGTCCCCCGAAGGCGCAGCAGCACGTAGTGGGCGGGCAGCCAGATCGGCTCCCAGACTTCCTGGCGCGTGAGCAGCTCCAGCGTGTGGCGCACGGCACCCGGCGGGACGCCCACGATGCAGGCGATACGTTCGGCGTCGAACAGCACGGGATGGTTCGGGCGGGTGCCCACGGGCACCTGGGCCAGGCTGCAGGCCACCTCGTAGATGCGGGCCACCACGTCGCGCGCCGGATAGCTCAGGGCGATCAACTGGCGCTGCAGGTCGATGTCTTTCTCCTGAAAGAGCAGCACGGCGTAGGCTTTCCGACCGTCGCGTCCGGCCCGACCGGCCTCCTGGTAGTAGGCTTCGAGCGATGGGGGGAGTTCGGCGTGCAGAACGAAGCGGACGTCCGCCCGGTCGATGCCCATGCCGAAGGCGCTGGTGGCGGCTACCACGCGGGCCTGTCCCTCCCGCCAGGCCCGGGAGGCGGCCGCCCGGTCGGCCGCCGACAGTCCGCCATGGTAGCAGACCGCCTCGACGCCCAGCCGCCGTAGCGTCTCGGTCCAGCGTTCGGCGCTTCGCCGCGTGGCGCAGTACAGGATGCCCGGGCCGGGCACGCCCCGGAGTACGGCCCGGACGCGTTCCGCTTTGGCGGCGGTTTCGAACACGGACCAGACCAGGTTGGGCCGGTCGAAGCCGCGCACGATGATCCGGGGGGTGCGCAGCGCCAGTTTTTCGACGATGTCCTGGCGCACGCGCGGGGTGGCCGTGGCCGTGAGTGCCAGCAGCGGGGGATCGCCCAGTTGCCGACGGGCCTCGGGCAGATGCAGGTAGGCAGGACGGAATTGTGGCCCCCATTCGCTGACGCAGTGCGCTTCGTCGACGGCCAGCAGCGCCACGCGCAGCCGTCCGGCCCGTGCTTCGAAACGGGCGGTGGTGAGCTGTTCAGGGGTTACATAAAGCAAACGGTAGGCGCCGTGCTCCGCATCGATCCAGCACTGCTCGGCCGCGTGCGGCGCGAGTTGCCCGTGCAGAAAGGCGGCCGGGATGCCCCGCGCCCGGAGGCGGGCCACCTGGTCTTCGATGAGCGCAAGCAGCGGCGAAACGACCAGCGTCAGGCCGTCCAGCAGCAGGGCCGGGAGCTGATAGCAGACCGACTTCCCGCCGCCGGTCGGCAGCACGGCCAGCACGTCCTGTCCCTGCAGCACCGCCTGGATGATTTCCCACTGGCCCGGACGAAAATCGTCGTGTCGCCAGTAGCGGCGGAGCAGCGCGCGGGCGGTCTCGTACCGATCGGCCGCTGCATCGCTCATGGCCTCAGTAGCTTTCCGGATCGGAAGCCGTGTCCTGAATCAGGGTGACCCCTGCACTGGTGCCAAGCCGGTTGGCCCCGGCGGCCACCAGCGCTTCGGCCTGCGCGCGCGTGCGGATTCCGCCCGACGCCTTCACGCCCATCCGGTCGCCCACCACCCGACGCATCAGCGCAACGTCTTCGACGGTGGCACCTCCGCCGGCAAAGCCCGTGGACGTTTTCACGAAATCGGCGCCGGCCTCCAGCGCCAGTCGGCAGGCGGTTTCTTTTTCCGCATCGGTCAGCAGGGCCGTTTCCAGAATCACTTTCACCAGAATCCGATCGCGTCCTGCCGGTGGCCTGGCCGCCCGGGCGACGTCCACCACGGCGCGGATGTCTTCCAGCACTTCCTGAAGCCGGCCGCTTTTCAGAAAGCCGATGTTCAGCACCATGTCGAGCTCGGCCGCCCCGTCCCGGATGGCCTGTTCAGCCTCGGCCGCTTTGATGGCCGTGCGGTTGGCCCCGAGCGGGAAGCCCACCACGGTGCAGACGGCCACCGCGCTACCCTGTAGCAGTTCGGCGGCCAGCGGCACGTAACAGGGGTTGACGCAGACCGCTGCAAAGCCGTAGCGGCGCGCCTCGTCGCAGAGCGTGCGGATGCGGGCTTCCGTGGTGTCGGGTTTAAGCGCCGTGTGGTCGATCAGGCGGGCGAGTTCCTGAGGCGTCATGGTCGGTCGGCGGTAGCGGTCCAAACTGGGGCGTGTCGGGCAGGGCCACCTGCACGGCCGGGTAGGCCAGTTCGATACCGCCGTGCCGGCGGAAGGCTTCCAGGATGCTGACCGTCAGCGCGTGCTCGGTGCCCCGACGTTTGCGTGCCTCGCACAGGTAGCGCAGCGTCAGTTGGATGCCGTTCTCCACGATGCGCACGTAGACGAACGGCGTCAGGATGCTGTAATGTACGAGAAATTCCCGGGACATCTGGCGAATTTCTTCGGCCACCTGGCGTTCGACGATGGCCGTCGATTCGCGCGCGAGCGATTCCATGATGTCGCGGGCGGCCTGCCAGTCGCTTCGGAAGGTGACCGTCACCGACAGCTCGTTCCAGATGAAGCGAAAGCCCTGGGTGTAGTTGTAGACCGGATAGAGAAAGACCCAGGCGTTCGGAACGTGCACGAGCCGGCCGGTGCTCTGGTCGGCGTCCACCCAGCCGCCGATTTCCATGAGCGTGGTGCGCATGACGCGGATGTCGATCACGTCGCCGCGCACGCCGTTGATCTCGATGCGGTCGCCCTGCTGGTAGGGGTGGACCAGCACGATCCGAAGCCAGCCGGCCACGCTCAGGAGCGCTTCGCGCAGCGCGATGGCCAGCCCGGCGCCGACGACCGTCAGGATGGCCACCAGTTCGGTCGGGCGGGGCGAAAAGATCACCAGCAGCAGCCCCAGCATGACGACGGCGCCGGTGCGTCGGATCTGGCGGCTGATGCGATAGACGCGGTCCGGATCGTCGATGCGGCGCGTGAGCAGCCGGATGCTCACGCGTACCAGGACGAAGACGATGACCAGGCCGGCCGCCGCCAGGGCGAGCCGGTAGAGCAGGTCCTGTTCCTGAAAGGAAAAAAGCTCGCTCATGAGCGGGCCTCGACTTCCGGCGTCTGCTGCAGGTGGCGGAGCAGGGCCCGGTGGTATTCGCTGATGAGCTGGTGCGGTCGCAGGAAGCCCACGATTTCGCCGCGCTCGTCCAGCACGGGCAGCTCCGGATAGCGCGTCTCCAGGAAGCGGTTGAGGGCGTCTTCGAGCGTGTCGGACAGTCGTACGGCCTCGAAGGGCACCTGTACGTCCTGGGCGACGATGAGCGGGCTGAGCGCGTCGGCCTCGCGCAGCAGCGACTGCAGGTCTTCAAGCAGCACCAGCCCCAGGTAGCGGGGCGGGCGGCCGCTGCCGGGCGCCACGACGGGCAGCACGACTTCCCGCGTGCGCGTGAACACGTCCAGCATCTCGCGCAGCGTATGACCCGGCTCGACCGTGTGGAAGTAAGGCACGCGCTCGACGACCGCCGCCACCGGAATCTGGCGCAGCAGATCGGGCAACAGTTCGGCACGGTGGGCGGGCGAGTCGTTGTGCGTGCGCACCTGTTCCTCGAACAGGCTCCACCGGCGGGCCACCAGGTGGGTGATCACGCCCGCGAAAATCAGCGGCACCAGCAGCGAGTAGCTCCCGGTCATCTCCGAAATCATGATCGTGGCGGCGATGGGCACGTTGGCCGCGCCGCCCACGAACGTCCCCATGCCAATCAACACGTAGGCTTCGGGCTGGGTGATCAGCGTCGGAAACAGCCGGTGCAACCCTTCCCCGTAGAGTCCCCCCAGCATACCGCCGATCACCAGCGACGGGGCGAAGGTGCCGCCCGCGCCCCCCGATCCGATCGTCAGCGAGGTGGCGAAAATTTTCAGCAGGGCCAGCAGCGCCATGAAGCCCAGCGGCAGGTTGCCATCGATGGCCTGCTGCAGCCAGCCGTAGCTCGAGCCCATGATGGCCGGGAAGAAGAAGGCGATCGCGCCGACGAGCAGGCCGCCCAGCGCGGGCTTCAGGGCGGGCGGTAGGGGCATTGGATCGAAGATGCGGCGCTTCGTGCCGTAGAAGACGCGCACGTAAAAAATGCCCACGATGGCGCAGCAGAGCGCGAAGCCGATCAGCGGGAGCAGTTCGAGCGGACTGACGAACTCGAAGCGCGGGGTGACGAAGACGGTCCCGGACCGCTCGATGCTCGTGTAGAGCGAATAGCCGGTGATGCTGGCCACGATGGCGGGCATGAGCGCCTCGCTCTCGATGTCTTCGCGGTAGAGCACCTCGACGGCGAAGAAAGCACCGCCCAGCGGTGAGCGGAAGATGCTGCTCAGACCGGCCGCCATGCCGGCCACCAGAAACAGCCGGCGCTCCCGTTCACTCAGGTGCAACCGCTGGGCCAGCCATGACCCCAGCGTGGCGCCGATCTGGGTGATCGGCCCCTCGCGGCCGGCGCTTCCTCCCGATCCGATCGTCAGCGCCGCAGCCACGATCTTGACCAGCCCGGCGCGAAGGCGCATAAAGCCACGCCCCCGATGAAAGGCCCGGATTACGCTGTCGGTCCCGTGGCCTTCGGCCTCGGGCGCAAGGGTGAAGACGATCCAGCCCGAAAGCAGACCGCCTACCGCGGGGGCGATCAGCAGCAGCCAGCGACGGGCAGGATGGAGTACCTGTTCCAGATCGAAAATGTCGGTGCCGCCTTCGCCTCGGGGGAAGGGCACCGGATACCCGGCCCCTTCGATCAGGATCAGCCGGGTCAGCAGGGTTACCAGCTCGCCGAAGACCAGCGCGGCCAGCGCACCCAGCACGCCGATAATGGCCGAGTAAAACATCCAGCGGCCCGTGATGCGCCAGTCGAAGTTCTGCGTCCAGGCCAGCAATGTGCGCGGATAGAACAGCCGAAAAACCTGGGCCGGATCGACGTGATTACGGCGGGCCATAACCGGCGGATCGTTCGACACTCTCGGTGCTACCGGACCCTGCTTTCAAAAATACATTCCGGAAGTTACCGACATTCGATGCGCAATCGAAACCCTGACGTAATTTTCTTCATTAACCCTGAAGCCTGAAATGATCTTGCCGGAGTGATGGCAGCTCGAAATCTGTCGGATCTGCGCGGACGCCTGCGCAACCGCCGGGCCGGACTCAACCGCCTGATTTTTGGCCTGGCGCTGCTGGGCCTGCTCGACACGACGCACCTCTGGGTGCAGCAGCAGCGCCAGTTCGAAGAAGGCTGCTTCGGCGTGGCGAGCCTGGCACCGCTGGAAAAGGCCTTCGATTGCGCCTCGGTGGTGCAGAGCGCGGCCGGCACGCTGCTGGGCGTCTCGAATACGATCTGGGGCGCACTGTTCTACGCCGCCGTGGCGCTGCTGAGCGCGCTGGCGTTGCTGCGTCCGGCCCTGCACCGGCATCGGTACAAGCTGATCCGGGCTGGACTGCTCGGCGTCGGGTTGCTTTACACGCTCTACCTGCTCTATTATCAGGCATTCGAGCTGGCCACGTTCTGTGCGCTGTGCCTGGTCTCCGCCGGGCTGGTGCTGACGATGGCCGGCCTGCAGGCCTACGAACTGTTCACCTTTCGACCGGCTACTATGGAACGACCGGAACGCATCCGCACCGAACGACTGGCCCTGGGCGGACTGGCGCTGGCCGCGCTGCTGCTCATGGGCGCCGACGTCTACCTGAACGACGCGCTTTCGCCGAAAACCTCGACCACCACGGCCGACGCCGTGACCGAGGCGCAACCGGCCACGCAGACCTGCAGCTTCGATACAGAGCGGCCGCCGGTGCGCTACTTCCGCGACCTGATCATGATGAACGACCCCACGGCGGGCAATCCCGACGCGAAGGTGGTCGTCATCGAATACCTCGATCCCAATTGCCCGCACTGCAAGCACCTGCACCCGATCATGAAGCAGGTAGTGGAAAGCTACGGGCTGCAGGCCTATTTCGTCTTCAAGCCGATCCCGCTCTGGCAGTTTTCCATTCCGCAGGTGGCCGCCTTGTACGCCGCCGCCCGGGAAGGAAAATATGAAGCCATGCTGGAGGCGCAGTTCGCACGTCAGCGCTCGGGCGGACTGACGCTGGAAGAAATCCTCGACATCGCCGAGGAGATCGGCATGGACCGAAATGAGCTGGCCCGGCAGATCAACGAGGGTGTCTTCAACGAATACATGCAACGGCAGAGCCGGCAGGCCAGCATGATCGGCGTGCGGGGCGTTCCCACCGTGCTGATCAACGGCCACTTCGTACCGGGCTACGCCCGTACCGTCGAATGCCTCGGCCAGCTGATCGAACAGCAGGCAAAGGGCTTCTGAGATCAACGCTCGAAATTTCTTCGGTAAGGGGCCGACACAAGGGGCGGCCCTTTTCTTTAAGGCAGTGCAGCAAGGCGG from Rhodothermus marinus carries:
- a CDS encoding RecQ family ATP-dependent DNA helicase, which produces MSDAAADRYETARALLRRYWRHDDFRPGQWEIIQAVLQGQDVLAVLPTGGGKSVCYQLPALLLDGLTLVVSPLLALIEDQVARLRARGIPAAFLHGQLAPHAAEQCWIDAEHGAYRLLYVTPEQLTTARFEARAGRLRVALLAVDEAHCVSEWGPQFRPAYLHLPEARRQLGDPPLLALTATATPRVRQDIVEKLALRTPRIIVRGFDRPNLVWSVFETAAKAERVRAVLRGVPGPGILYCATRRSAERWTETLRRLGVEAVCYHGGLSAADRAAASRAWREGQARVVAATSAFGMGIDRADVRFVLHAELPPSLEAYYQEAGRAGRDGRKAYAVLLFQEKDIDLQRQLIALSYPARDVVARIYEVACSLAQVPVGTRPNHPVLFDAERIACIVGVPPGAVRHTLELLTRQEVWEPIWLPAHYVLLRLRGTPNDFRRFAAATNNPRLARFVEALLRAIPADAFSTWWPVSLRRLSRRTGVERERLLRGLDFLRERALLDWLSSDRARLVRLKIARPQRLSIDDRLLRQAREQAEARLEALVRYARTTSCRRHFLLTYFGESAPERCNACDVCLKRSGRRNSPDL
- the deoC gene encoding deoxyribose-phosphate aldolase, which codes for MTPQELARLIDHTALKPDTTEARIRTLCDEARRYGFAAVCVNPCYVPLAAELLQGSAVAVCTVVGFPLGANRTAIKAAEAEQAIRDGAAELDMVLNIGFLKSGRLQEVLEDIRAVVDVARAARPPAGRDRILVKVILETALLTDAEKETACRLALEAGADFVKTSTGFAGGGATVEDVALMRRVVGDRMGVKASGGIRTRAQAEALVAAGANRLGTSAGVTLIQDTASDPESY
- a CDS encoding mechanosensitive ion channel family protein, which gives rise to MSELFSFQEQDLLYRLALAAAGLVIVFVLVRVSIRLLTRRIDDPDRVYRISRQIRRTGAVVMLGLLLVIFSPRPTELVAILTVVGAGLAIALREALLSVAGWLRIVLVHPYQQGDRIEINGVRGDVIDIRVMRTTLMEIGGWVDADQSTGRLVHVPNAWVFLYPVYNYTQGFRFIWNELSVTVTFRSDWQAARDIMESLARESTAIVERQVAEEIRQMSREFLVHYSILTPFVYVRIVENGIQLTLRYLCEARKRRGTEHALTVSILEAFRRHGGIELAYPAVQVALPDTPQFGPLPPTDHDASGTRPPDRPHGA
- a CDS encoding chloride channel protein, whose amino-acid sequence is MARRNHVDPAQVFRLFYPRTLLAWTQNFDWRITGRWMFYSAIIGVLGALAALVFGELVTLLTRLILIEGAGYPVPFPRGEGGTDIFDLEQVLHPARRWLLLIAPAVGGLLSGWIVFTLAPEAEGHGTDSVIRAFHRGRGFMRLRAGLVKIVAAALTIGSGGSAGREGPITQIGATLGSWLAQRLHLSERERRLFLVAGMAAGLSSIFRSPLGGAFFAVEVLYREDIESEALMPAIVASITGYSLYTSIERSGTVFVTPRFEFVSPLELLPLIGFALCCAIVGIFYVRVFYGTKRRIFDPMPLPPALKPALGGLLVGAIAFFFPAIMGSSYGWLQQAIDGNLPLGFMALLALLKIFATSLTIGSGGAGGTFAPSLVIGGMLGGLYGEGLHRLFPTLITQPEAYVLIGMGTFVGGAANVPIAATIMISEMTGSYSLLVPLIFAGVITHLVARRWSLFEEQVRTHNDSPAHRAELLPDLLRQIPVAAVVERVPYFHTVEPGHTLREMLDVFTRTREVVLPVVAPGSGRPPRYLGLVLLEDLQSLLREADALSPLIVAQDVQVPFEAVRLSDTLEDALNRFLETRYPELPVLDERGEIVGFLRPHQLISEYHRALLRHLQQTPEVEARS
- a CDS encoding vitamin K epoxide reductase family protein; protein product: MAARNLSDLRGRLRNRRAGLNRLIFGLALLGLLDTTHLWVQQQRQFEEGCFGVASLAPLEKAFDCASVVQSAAGTLLGVSNTIWGALFYAAVALLSALALLRPALHRHRYKLIRAGLLGVGLLYTLYLLYYQAFELATFCALCLVSAGLVLTMAGLQAYELFTFRPATMERPERIRTERLALGGLALAALLLMGADVYLNDALSPKTSTTTADAVTEAQPATQTCSFDTERPPVRYFRDLIMMNDPTAGNPDAKVVVIEYLDPNCPHCKHLHPIMKQVVESYGLQAYFVFKPIPLWQFSIPQVAALYAAAREGKYEAMLEAQFARQRSGGLTLEEILDIAEEIGMDRNELARQINEGVFNEYMQRQSRQASMIGVRGVPTVLINGHFVPGYARTVECLGQLIEQQAKGF